The genomic window TGTACTTGTCCGCCTGGCGCCAGACGTTCTCGGTCTGCGGCTCCACGCCGGCCACACCGTCGTACACCGCGACCGCACCATCGAGCACACGCAGCGACCGCTCGACCTCGACCGTGAAGTCGACGTGGCCGGGCGTGTCGATGATCTGGATCGTGTGACCCTTCCACTCGCACTTGGTGGCGGCGGAAGTGATGGTGATACCGCGCTCCTGCTCCTGTTCCATCCAGTCCATGACGGCAGCGCCCTCGTGGACCTCACCGATCTTGTACGTGATGCCGGTGTAGAACAGGATTCGCTCGGTCGTCGTGGTCTTACCAGCATCGATGTGCGCCATGATGCCGATGTTGCGAACCTTGGCGAGCGCGTCTGCGGCGGCCACTTCCATCCCTACTTTTCTTCGTCGTCGTCTCGTGGACCGGTACGACTGCCATGGCCCGGCGGTGTGCCGGGCCTCAGCAGGTGTCTTACCAGCGGTAGTGCGCGAAGGCCTTGTTGGACTCCGCCATCTTGTGAGTGTCCTCGCGACGCTTGACAGCGGCACCCAGGCCGTTGCTGGCGTCGAGCAGCTCGTTCTGGAGACGCTCGATCATGGTCTTCTCGCGGCGGGCCTTGGAGTACTGGACCAACCAGCGCAGACCCAGGGTGGTCTGGCGCGGGGTGCGCACCTCGACCGGGACCTGGTAGGTCGCGCCACCGACGCGGCGGCTGCGGACCTCGAGGGTCGGCTTGACGTTGTCCATGGCGCGCTTGAGGATGACCACCGGGTCGGTGCCGCTCTTCTCGCGGGCACCTTCCAGGGCTCCGTACACGATCCGCTCGGCGAGCTGACGCTTGCCGGCGACCAGGATCTTGTTGACCAGCTGAGTTACCAGCGGGGAGTTGTACACCGGGTCAGCGACCACCGGGTGGCGCGGAGCGGGTCCCTTACGCGGCATATCAGCTCTTCTCCTTCTTCGCGCCGTAACGGCTGCGGGCCTGCTTGCGGTTGCGGACGCCCTGCGTGTCCAGCGAACCACGAACGATCTTGTAGCGAACGCCCGGAAGGTCCTTAACACGACCGCCACGCACGAGCACGATCGAGTGCTCCTGCAGGTTGTGGCCGACGCCCGGGATGTACGCCGTCACCTCGATCTGGCTGCTGAGCTTCACACGAGCGACCTTGCGCAGCGCGGAGTTCGGCTTCTTGGGAGTAGTGGTGTACACGCGCGTGCACACGCCGCGCCGCTGAGGACTCCCCTTCAGC from Actinoplanes derwentensis includes these protein-coding regions:
- the rpsG gene encoding 30S ribosomal protein S7 is translated as MPRKGPAPRHPVVADPVYNSPLVTQLVNKILVAGKRQLAERIVYGALEGAREKSGTDPVVILKRAMDNVKPTLEVRSRRVGGATYQVPVEVRTPRQTTLGLRWLVQYSKARREKTMIERLQNELLDASNGLGAAVKRREDTHKMAESNKAFAHYRW
- the rpsL gene encoding 30S ribosomal protein S12, with protein sequence MPTIQQLVRKGRQAKTSKTKTPALKGSPQRRGVCTRVYTTTPKKPNSALRKVARVKLSSQIEVTAYIPGVGHNLQEHSIVLVRGGRVKDLPGVRYKIVRGSLDTQGVRNRKQARSRYGAKKEKS